The sequence below is a genomic window from Betaproteobacteria bacterium.
GTGCGCAACGACAAGGAAACCCGCGAGGAATTCCGCGCCAACGGCAAGCTGTACATGGTCAAGGTCACGCCAGTGGGCGGCAAGCCCTATTACCTGGTCGATCACCAGGGCAATGGCCAGTTCATCGAGGCGGACATGGTGGGCGGCCCGGTGGTCAAGCCGCCCATGTGGGTGATCCATAGCTGGTAAAGGACTTGGGGAGGGCTGATTCCGCCCCCCCGCAGCAATGGCAGATCCCTCTCCCTTTCCGGTCGCGCCCCGTCCCTTCGACGGCGCCAGCCGCCACGTCGACCCCGGCGCCTGCTTCGACTGGCTGCGCCAGGGCTGGGCGCTCTTCCTGGCCGATCCCGGAACCTGGCTGGCCTGTTCCCTGCTCACCCTCCTCATCGGCATCAGCCCCACCATCGTCCCCCTGGTGGGCGGCGTGGCGACCAACCTCCTGATGCCCATCCTGAGCGCCGGCCTCCTCGACCAGGCCCGCCGCCAGTCCCGCGGCGAGGACATCGACGTAGGCGGGCTGTTCAACGGCTTTCGCCACCGCACGGGTGAGCTCGTTCTCCTGGGCGTGGTGTTCACCGTGGCCATCGTCGCCGTCGTGGTGGTCATCGGCATCCTCATCGGCGGCGGCGTTGCCGGTGGCCTGTTCGGCGCCTCCACCGGGCGGCCGGTCGTGGCGGGCGCCGGTTTCGGTGTCGTTCTGGGGGGGCTTTTGCTCGGTGGTCTGCTGATCTCCCTGGCCCTGGTGCCCCTGACCATGGCCATGTGGTTCGCCCCCGCCCTGGTGTATTTCAACGGCATGGCTCCGGTGGCCGCCATGAAGGCGAGCTTCGCCGCCTGCCTCGCCAACTGGCTGCCTTTCCTGGTCTTCAGCGTCATCCTCACGGTGCTCTGCTTCTTCGCCACCCTGCCCCTGGGCCTGGGCTTTCTCGTCCTCCTGCCCGTCTTCTCCGGCGCCCTGTACGCGTCCTACCGCGACGTCTTTCCCACCAGCTGATGCGTGCCCAACAACTCCCCCCCGCCGCGGGCTGGAACTGGATCGTCGGCGGCGCCAGCCTGTACCGCCGCAATCCGCCCGTCCTCGGCCTTCTCGTCGTTGCCTACTGGTTCACCGTCGTCCTGCTCTCGGCCATGCCCCTCATCGGCACGGTGCTCGCCTCCCTGGCCGTTCCCGGGCTCTCGGTGGGACTCATGCACAGTTGCCGCCAGCTGGAGCGCCGCCAGACCCCGGCGCTGCAAACGCTCTACGGCGGCCTGCGCGAAAACCCGCGTACCCTCGCGGCCCTCGGCGCCCTTTATCTGGCCTGCACCCTGGCCATCCTGATGCTTTCTTCCCTGGCCGATGGCGGCGAGTTGCTGCGCTTCATGCTCTCGGGCCAGCCCCTGGACCGGGAGACGGTGGAGAGCGGCCGCCTCATGGCACCCGCCACCATCGTCATCCTGCTGCTTGCCCCGGTGCTCATGGCCTACTGGTTCGCCCCGGTCCTCGCCGCCTGGCACGGGCTGTCGGTGGGCAAGGCGCTGTTCTTCAGCCTGATGGCCTGCTGGATCAACTGGCGCGCCTTCCTGACCTACGGCATCGCCCTGGCCCTGGTGGCAGCGGTGCTGCCCGGCGTGGTGCTGGCCGTCCTCCTGCTCATCTTCCCCGGCGCGGCCAATTTCCTCACCGCCCTGGTCACCGTGCCGGCCATGCTGGTGCTGGCCCCTATCGTCTTCGCCAGCTTTTACGTCAGTTACCGCGACGTGTTCGGAATCGATGCCGCGGCTTGAACCCCTGGGCGTTTTCGGGGGCACCTTCGACCCGGTTCACAGCGGGCATCTGCGCCTGGCCGAAGAGGCCCGCGAGGGCCTCGCTCTCGAGGGTGTGCGTTGGATTCCGGCCGGCCAGCCCCCCCACCGGGACAGGCCGGGCGTCGGGGCTGTCCACCGGTTGGCCATGGTGCGCCTGGCCGTGACCGGCAACCCGGCCTTCTCCGTCGACGCCAGCGAGGTGGAGGCCGAGCGCCCGAGCTACACCGTCCCCACCCTGGAGCGGCTGCGGGACGAACTGGGCCGCGAGCGGCCCCTGGTCCTGCTGCTGGGGGCCGATGCCTTTGGCGGCTTGCCCACCTGGCATCGCTGGACGACGCTGTTCGAACTCGCCCATGTGGCGGTTTCCCACCGCCCCGGCTACCCGGTAGAGCCCGACGGCCTGCCGCCGGCCCTGGCGGAAGTCTTCGCCCGCCGGCGCCTGGCCTCCCCGGATGGCCTGGGACAGGCGCCCGGCGGCGGCATCGTCACCTTCGCCATGACCCAACTGGCCATTTCCGCCACCCAGATTCGCGGCATCGTCGCCCGGGGCGCCAGTCCCCGCTATTTGCTGCCCGACGCCCTTGTCGACTATATTCAACGGCACCACCTTTACCAAAGCGCCTGATGGACGTCCGCAAACTGCAGAAAATCGTCGTCGCTGCCCTGGAAGACATCAAGGGCAAGGACATCGAAGTCATCAACACCACCCGCCTCACCTCCCTGTTCGACCGCATCGTCATCGCGTCCGGGGATTCCAACCGCCAGGTCAAGGCCCTGGCCCGCAACGTGCAGGAAAAGGTACGCGAAGCCGGCGGCGAAGTCGTCTCGGTGGAGGGCGAGGAATTCGGCGAGTGGGTTCTGGTGGATCTGGGCGATCTGGTGGTCCACGTCATGCAGCCGGCCGTCCGCCAGTACTACAACCTGGAAGAACTCTGGCAGGTGACGCCTGCCCAGCGCCGCGCCGCAGCGGCCGAATCCCGGGCCGCATGAAGCTGGCTGTGGTGGCCGTGGGCCACCGGCAGCCGGCGTGGATCGACGCAGGCTGCACGGAGTACCTGCGCCGCATGCCCCGGGAACTTCCCGCCACCCTGGTCGAAATCAAGCCCGAGCCCCGCGGATCGAAGTCCCGGGAACAACTGCTGGCGGCGGAGAAGGGGCGCATCCGCGACGCGCTGCCCGCCAACCCCCGCCTGGTCGTCCTCGACGAGCGGGGGGACGACCTCACCACCCTGCAACTGGCGCGCCGCCTGGAGAGCTGGATGCACGACGGCCGCGACGCCGCCCTGCTCGTCGGCGGCGCCGATGGCCTGGATGAGGAACTGAAGCGCGAAGCCGACGAGCGCCTGCGCCTCTCCAGCCTCACCCTTCCTCATGGTCTGGCGCGCCTGCTACTGTGCGAGCAGTTGTACCGGGCGGTGAGCGTCCTCAAGAATCACCCTTATCACCGGGAAGGGTGATCCGCTCCTCCCGCTTGCCCCTGATCCCGAGAACCGAGCCATGCGCATCCATCTTGCCTCCCGCAGTCCCCGCCGCCGCGAGATTCTCGACCAGATCGGCGTGGCCTTCGACACCATGATTTTTCGCACCGGCGAGCGGGCCGACCCGGAGACCGACGAGACACCGTTGCCCGGAGAGGATCCCGTCGCCTACGTGGAACGGGTCGCCCGGGCCAAGGCGGACCACGGCGGGCGCATCCTCGACTGGCGCAAGCTGGTGCGCCAGCCGGTGCTGGCGGCCGACACCACGCTGGAATTCGCCGGTTCCATCATCGGCAAACCGAACGGTCCCGGCGACGCCGAGGCCATTCTGCGTCGCCTGTCGGGACAGAGCCATCGCGTCCTCACCGGCGTGGCCCTGTACCACGGGGGCCGCACCGAATTCGGCCTGTCGGTCAGCGAGGTAGTCTTCCGCCCCCTGGACGACGACGAAATCCGGCACTACGTCGCCAGCGGCGACCCCCTGGACAAGGCCGGCGCCTACGGCATTCAGGGGCGCGCCGGCATCTTCGTGCGCCATCTCGCCGGCAGCTACACCGGCGTGATGGGGCTGCCGGTCTGCGAAACCGCAGAACTTCTCAAAGCCGCCGGCTGGCGTTTTTGATACCCATCCTGGCCGGGAGCGTAAGCAGCGCCTCGGCTGGGCTCAGGACAGGCCCTTCGATACAACTCAGGACAGGCTTGTCGAAGGAAGCGCGGATTTCTACCGCACAAGCGCCAGCAGATGCGCCACCGCTTCAGCCGCGCCGGCGGTTGCGGGCGGCGTCGGCGGGGGCTGGCTCCACAGTGCCTGCAACTCGCCCTCCAGCCCGCCCTCGGCCAGGGCCCGGGCGGGCACCTCCCGGCAGGCCCCGTGGGCGTGCAGCCAGGCGATGAGGCAGTCCTGTTCCGGCCAGTCGTCCCGGCGCACGTAGAGCACCGGCGTTGCGCAGGCCGCGGCTTCGGTGAAGGTTCCGTAACCAGGCTTGGTGAGCACCGCATCCACCGAGGCGAGCAAGTCCGGAAAATCCAGGCCGCAGGATTCCGCCGCCACGGCGTCCGGGTGGCGACAATCCCAGCCTGCCGGGACCAGCCAGCGCAGGCCGGATTGGTGCGGCCAGGCTTCGAGAGGCAGGCGATGGGCGATGCCGCCCAGGGCGATCAGGACGTTGCGCCGACCATCCGGGAAGCCCAGGAGGCGGCGCTGCCCGGGGTGAGTGACCACGCCGATATCCACCCGGTTGCTCAGGTCGTTCATGGGCATGGCCGGTGTCAGGCGCAGGAAGGCGCTGGCGGAGCGGTAGGCGGCGAGCATCTCGCCGTGGATGCTTGCCGCCCAGGGTTGGTGGCGGAAGTAGTGGGCGAAGAGGTCGGCCCAGTTGAGGGAGCACACGGCCGCGGCGGGGATGCCGGCCGCCGCCGCCCCGGCAAGGGGCAGGTAACTGACCGAGGAGAGAACCAGATCGGCCCCTGATTCCCGCAAGGAGCGAGCCTCGGTGGCGACCCGCCGGGGCCAGTCGGCGTGGTCGCGGAGGTAGGCGGCGGCGCTGGCGGCAAGGTCCAGGGCCAGGGCGTCGCGCATGAGGAAGCCGAAGTCGGACCCTTGCGGCAGATGGCTGAACGCCGGCGCAAGCCGCTTGCGCAGCGCCGCAGCCGGCAGGGCGCTGCGCAGGGTCAGGCGCAGCCTGGGGACGGCAGCGGCCAGGGCGTTGATGATGGGCGCGGCGATGGCCAGATGGCCCAGGCCGTGGCTAGAAATGTCGGCAAACAGGTGCATGCGGTCCTGACTTCCGTGCAAGGGACATTCCCCGCATTGGAGGGGAACGATGGGCCGGGCTCCCCCTGCGCGCCCGGTCTGAATGCCGACGCCGGGCGACGGCGAGATCGGCCCCGGGCGCAAGTGTACAGCCCTTCTTCCCGCCTTGAGCGCCCCCTCCACCATGGGCATCTTTCCGGACCCGCAGGCTTGCCAGCGACCGCCGCTCGGCGTACTTTGGGTGCTTCCCTTGCAGGAGGCTTCATGGATATTGCGCCTCCCGGCTCCGACCCCCCGGTCAGCCCCCGGCCCTTGGCCGAAACCGCGCCCTCGCCCGGGCCGGCACCCTCCCTGCGCCATTTTCCTGCCCTGGCGCTCAGCTTCGGCGTGGGCGCGGTGCTGGTGCTGTGGACCGTCATCGCCCTTGGTCTGGCTTCCCTGGAGCGCAGCGAGAAGGCCAGCGCCCACAGGGTGCTCGCCAATCTGGCCCGTTCCTTCGAGGGCCACGTGGAGCGCTCCCTGGACAATATCGACCAGATTCTCGCCGCCGTCGCCCTCTCCGTGGCGCGCGAGGGCTTTCCGGAAGATCTCGGCGACATCGTCGGTGACCGTGTCGGTGGTGACCCGCTCTTCCACGAGCTTGCGGTTGCAGACACCCGGGGGCGCATCCGGGTGCGCAGCGGTAGCGGATCCGGCGACTCCGTGGAGGGGCAGTCCTTTTTCGCCCGGCAGCGGGAGCGACCGGACGGCGGCCTCCTGGTGAGCGAGCCGGTGGCGGGCACGGCGTCGGGCCGGATTTCCCTCTTGCTTTCCCATCGCGTGAGTGGGGGTGACGGCAATTTTGGCGGCGTCGTGGTCGCCTCCGTGGCGCCCGAGTACTTCACCCGCTTCTATTCCAGCTTCGATCTGGGTGCGGGGGGCAGCGTCTCCCTGGTGAGCCTGGACGGCAGGGTCCGTGCCCGCCACGTCCGCCCTGCCGCCGGCGAGGTTTCCGTCCGGCACGACGAAACCCTCGCCCCCGCCACCCTGCGGGAGGTGCTCCAACGCAACCCCCAGGGCACCCTGCAAGGCCCCAGTCCGGTGGACGGCGTCAGCCGCCTGTACGCCTATCGTGTCATGGAGCGCTATCCCTTTGCCGTGGTGGTCGGCATGGGTGAGGACCACGCCCTGGCCGATCTGGCGATCCGGCGCATGGAGTGGACCGGGCTGGGGGCCGCCGTCAGCCTCGTCATCCTGGGGCTCACCGCCGTGCTTTACCGCCGTTCGCTGCGCCTGCGCGAAGCCGAGGAGCGCACCCGCGCCGCCCTGGAGCAGGTTCGCCTGAGCGCCAAGGTATTCGAGGAAAGCAGCGACGGCATCATGATCTGCGACGGCGAAAACCGCATCCTCACGGTCAATCGGGCCTTCTCGACCATCACCGGCTACGGGGTGGAAGAAGTCATCGGACGCAACCCCCGCTTCCTGGGGTCCGGCGCAACTCCCCGCGAAACCTACCAGGAAATGTGGTGCAGCCTGCGGGAGAGCGGTTCCTGGCATGGGGAGGTGGTCAATCGCCGCAAGGACGGGGAGAAGTATCCGGAATGGCTCTCCGTCTGCGAAGTACGCGACAGCAAGGGCACCCTCACCCACCATATCGGCATCTTCTCCGACGCCACGGCCCACAAGTTCGACGGCCGGCGCCTGCACTTCCTGGTGCATTACGACACCCTGACCGAACTGCCCAATCGCCTCCTGCTGGGGGACCGCCTCAGTCAGGCCGTGGCAGGCGCGCGCCGCACCGGCAAGAGCGTCGCCGTGCTGTTCATCGACCTGGACAATTTCAAGCCGGTCAACGATACCTATGGCCACGAAACCGGTGACCGGCTACTCAAGGCCGTGGCTTCCCGGCTCCATTCGGTCATCCGGGAAACCGACACCCTGGCCCGCCTGGGGGGTGACGAGTTCGTCCTGGTCATGCCCGAACTGGATTTCGACGGCCACGCCGAGGTGGTGGCGGAGAAATGCCGTACCGTATTCGACGCCCCCTTCGTCATCGCCGGCAATGAAATCCGCGCCGCGGCGAGCATCGGGATCGCCCGCTATCCCCTGGATGGCACGGAGCCGCAAACGCTGCTCGAAGCGGCCGACCGCGCCATGTACGCCGCCAAGGAAGCCGAGAAGGGGGCCGCCCGGGCGCTGTCGCGCCGGACGCACTGAGCGCCTGGCGCCTGAATCGCCGCTCAGACCGCCGGATTCGGCGCGTCCAGCACCAATTCCCGGGGCTGCGGACCGTTCTGGAGAAGCGCCTGCACCTGCTCCCGCACCAGGGGACGGTGGAAAAGGTAGCCCTGGCCGACCCGTCCGCCCATGGCCACCAGGGCCTTGGCCTGACGGGAGGTCTCGATGCCTTCGATGACCACTTCCATGCCCAGGCCGCCGGCCATGCCCAGGACGGCCCGTACGATGGCTTCCGAATTGGCGTCGCCGGGAATGCGATTGACGAAGCTGCGGTCGATCTTGAGGTTGGCGATGGGGAATTTGGTCAGATAGGTGAGGGACGAATAACCGGTGCCGAAATCGTCCAGGGACCATTCGATCCCGGCGCCCGCCAGGCGATGCAGCATCGACTTGGAGATGCGCTTTTCGTTGAGGATCAGACTTTCGGTGATTTCGAGTTCCAGGCGGGGGCGCGGACGCCCCGCGGTGGCGAGGGCCGCCACCAGGTCGTCGACGAAGCCTTCTTCGTCCAGTTGGCGACCCGAAACGTTGATGGCCAGGCGCGGGGGGTCCAGACCGGCGTCGCGCCACACGGCCCAGTCCTGGCAGGCGCGATTCATGATCTGGCGCCCCAGGGCGACGATGAGACCCGAATCCTCCGCCACCTGGATGAAGTGCCCCGGGGGCAGTACTCCCCGCTCGGGATGCTGCCAGCGCACCAGGGCCTCGAGGCCGACGATCTTGCCGCTCAGGATTTCCACCTGGGGCTGGTACATGAGGAAAAACTCTTCCTGCTCGATGCCGCGGCGCAGGTCGCTTTCCAGGGCCAGGCGGCGGTTGGCGTGGTCGAGCAGGTCCGAGGTGTAGATGCAGTAGTCGTTCTTGCCCGCCGCCTTGGCCTGGTACATGGCGATGTCGGCGAAGCGCAGCAGATCGGCAAGATCGACGGTCTGTTCCGGAAATAGCGCGATGCCCGCGCTGACCCCGATGTGGAGCGTGTGCTCGCCCAGGGGGTAGGGTTCCGCCAGTTTGTCGATCAGTTTGGTCACCACCTCCACCGCGTCCCGCAAGGCGCGGATGTTTTCCAGGATGACGGTGAATTCGTCTCCCCCCAGGCGACAGACCAGGTCGCCCTTGCGCACCAGGGTCGCGAAACGTACCCCTACGGCATGCAGAAGTTGATCGCCCACCTGATGCCCCAGGGTGTCGTTCACCACCTTGAAGTCGTCCAGGTCCAGGTAGACCAGGGCGATGTTGCTCTTGAGGCGCCGGGCACGCTCCGCTGCCCGGGGCAGTTCCTTGTGGAAGTAGACGCGGTTGGCCAGGCCGGTGACTGAATCGTAGTGGGCCAGATGGTCGAGAAGTTTTTCGGTGCGCGCCCGTTCCCGCAGTTCGTTGTCCAGGTGGGCGGTCTTCTGCTGCAAGGAATCCAGCATGTCGTTGAAGGTCCGCGCCAGATCGGCAATTTCCTGGGGGCCTGTGAGACTGGCCCGCTTGTCCAGGTCCGGCCTGCCCGAAAGCTCACTAGCCAGGGCAGCGAGGTCCGCGATGGGTCGGGCCAGCCACTCCCCGGCCTTGGCCAGGGCGGCCCGCATGGCGACGATGGCCAGGAGGGTCAGGACCGCCAGACTGCCCAACAGGATGAACAGGTAGCGATACAGCGTGCCGAAGGCGACGTCGACATAAAGGATGCCGGAAAACCCCTTGCGCCCTTCGATCAGCCGTGCAACGCGCAGGGAGTCCAGACCCACGTGGCGCTCGCTGGGCAGGGGCGCCTCGATCGGAAGCGCCGTGTCGCCCGCGGAGGGGCGGCGCAGGACCGCCAGGGGCTCTCCGTTCCGCCCATACACCGCAGCCACGCGCAGATCCCGCATTTCTCCCCAGCGCTGCAGCACCCCCTCGAGGGGCTGGGGATGATCGGACTCGGCCGCGGCCACCAGGAGTTCGCCCAGGCTTCCGACCTGCTCCTCGAAGCTGTCCACCTGGACGCTGCGCAGGTAGTAGAAGGCAAAACCGGCCACCGCCACGGCAGCCAGCAGAACCACGGTCACCACCGCCGGGAAGGCCATGCCGACGATCTGCGCCGGAATCGAGACCGGCGGCGATTGATCGCGGGGCTTCACGCAGGTCCCCGGTCGGCCCGGGAGCAGGGCACCGAGGAATCCAGGCGTGCGGTGCGGCGGGGATGAAGCCCCAAGCCCGCGGGGAAAAAGCCCCTGCCGGGAGGAATATGACGCGTCGTCATCTTGTATTGTCCCCTGGCTCCCGCAGCCTGCCCGCTGCGGAATGTCCAAGCTGTCATGCCATTTGTTGTTGTACCGGCAGCATACACCCGGTGGGGCGGCAAGACACGGGCGCCCTCATGGTTTTCCCGCTTTTGGCGGTCCGGACTCTGGGCGTTCCCTGAAATCCAGGCTCGTCGTGCAGGCCACGGGGGCTGCGCGGGCCCTCAGTCGAAGTAGCTGCGCGCCGCCTCGTAGCGCTGGGCGTAGTAACGGTCGCTCATGCGGTCCACGCGCACGCGGCCGTTGCGGGCCGGGGCATGGACGAAGCGACCATCGCCGATATAGATGCCGACGTGGGAACGGGGGCGGTTGAGGGTGTTGAAGAACACCAGGTCGCCCGGCTTGAGGGCTTCGCGCTCGACGGCCCGGCCCCCCTCGGCGATGTCGGCGGCGCTGCCGGTCACCCGCAGGCCGGCGGCCCGGTCGTAGACGTAGCTCACCATGCCGCTGCAATCGAGGCCGGCGTCCGGATTCTTGCCGCCAAAGCGGTAGCCGGTGTCGATCAGCCCCAGGGCGAAGAGCACCACGTCGGAGCCCCGATCGGCCTGCCGGGCGGGGGCGAGGGCGGTGGGTCCGGGGTCCGGACTGCGGGCTGCTTCGGGGGGGGCGGTACCGCAGGCGGTCAAGGCTGCCGCCACAATCAGGCCGGACAGACTTGGGCGCAAAGGGCCGCACTGAAGTGAAGGCATTTTCTAGAAAACACACGTAATGCCCCGTTTTATATGAAAATTTCTTCTAAATCAAGCCGGCCTGAAATTACAGGCGTGTGCAGAGCTGCGCGAATCCCGGATACGCGGCGGGGGTCAGCGCCACCTTGCGGGCCGCCCCCTTCTGGGATTCGCCCCGTACCAGGGCATCGACGAAGGCGTCCCGGTCGCTGACCCAGTTGCCGCCGAGGAAGGTGACGCCGCGGGCGAAGAGGGCGTCCGGCAGGCAGCCGGCGGAGGGGCCGATGAGGGCCAGGCGGCGGGCGTTGCGGCAGTGGCCGAGCATGACGTCGAGGGTGTCGTTCAGGAGGACGGTGCTGGTGGAGAGCACTTTGCTGCAGGCGGCGAGTTCGGAGGCGTCCAGGGTCACCCGGTAACCGTCCTTGTCGCCGGCCAGGTCTGCCCGCAGTTCGACCACTGTGAGGGAGGCGCCGCTTTCCAGCACCCGGCCGAGCAGGGGCTTGAAGAAGCCGATCATGCCAATGCGCTCCCCCGCCTGGGGGTCCAGTTCGCCGATGGAATCGGCACTCACCGGCGGCACATAGTCGGCCCGGTCGAAGAGGCAGCGGGTGAGGGCGTTGGCGGCGGCGAAGCCGAGGGTCTTGTCGAGCCCCGTGCCGGTGGCGTAGCGGCGGGCCAGGGCGAGCGGATCGCTGCCGGCCAGACCGAGGCCGTCGCCGGCGGCACGCAGGCGGGCCAGGGTGTCGTCCAGCAGCACGTAGGAGAGGCCGATGGCGCCGTCGTCCAGCTCCAGGGCGCAGAACTCGCCGCGGTTGTCGAGGTTGGCACCGGGGTCCGGCGGAAGATGCAGGGCACGGATGCGGGGGAGAGGCCCTTGCGCGGCGAACTGTTCCAGTTGGGCAAGGGTGTCGGCGGCGAAGCTCATGAGGAATCCTTGGGTTTGTACTCGCCCCGGTGCAGGGCCGCGCGGACGGCCTCCGACGCAGTCTCGGCGGAAACGGTGCCGGCCTTGTTCTCCGGGGAGCGCAGGGCGCCGGGGAAGTACATGGCGGTGAGGCTCTTGGAATGGACCG
It includes:
- a CDS encoding DUF2782 domain-containing protein, with translation MRRLIPLLFLAALPVWAEAPRPNDLQPLPAVPPPPPGMEAFDAALEPQVTIVRNDKETREEFRANGKLYMVKVTPVGGKPYYLVDHQGNGQFIEADMVGGPVVKPPMWVIHSW
- a CDS encoding DUF2189 domain-containing protein translates to MADPSPFPVAPRPFDGASRHVDPGACFDWLRQGWALFLADPGTWLACSLLTLLIGISPTIVPLVGGVATNLLMPILSAGLLDQARRQSRGEDIDVGGLFNGFRHRTGELVLLGVVFTVAIVAVVVVIGILIGGGVAGGLFGASTGRPVVAGAGFGVVLGGLLLGGLLISLALVPLTMAMWFAPALVYFNGMAPVAAMKASFAACLANWLPFLVFSVILTVLCFFATLPLGLGFLVLLPVFSGALYASYRDVFPTS
- the nadD gene encoding nicotinate-nucleotide adenylyltransferase, with product MPRLEPLGVFGGTFDPVHSGHLRLAEEAREGLALEGVRWIPAGQPPHRDRPGVGAVHRLAMVRLAVTGNPAFSVDASEVEAERPSYTVPTLERLRDELGRERPLVLLLGADAFGGLPTWHRWTTLFELAHVAVSHRPGYPVEPDGLPPALAEVFARRRLASPDGLGQAPGGGIVTFAMTQLAISATQIRGIVARGASPRYLLPDALVDYIQRHHLYQSA
- the rsfS gene encoding ribosome silencing factor, encoding MDVRKLQKIVVAALEDIKGKDIEVINTTRLTSLFDRIVIASGDSNRQVKALARNVQEKVREAGGEVVSVEGEEFGEWVLVDLGDLVVHVMQPAVRQYYNLEELWQVTPAQRRAAAAESRAA
- the rlmH gene encoding 23S rRNA (pseudouridine(1915)-N(3))-methyltransferase RlmH gives rise to the protein MKLAVVAVGHRQPAWIDAGCTEYLRRMPRELPATLVEIKPEPRGSKSREQLLAAEKGRIRDALPANPRLVVLDERGDDLTTLQLARRLESWMHDGRDAALLVGGADGLDEELKREADERLRLSSLTLPHGLARLLLCEQLYRAVSVLKNHPYHREG
- the maf gene encoding septum formation inhibitor Maf, translating into MRIHLASRSPRRREILDQIGVAFDTMIFRTGERADPETDETPLPGEDPVAYVERVARAKADHGGRILDWRKLVRQPVLAADTTLEFAGSIIGKPNGPGDAEAILRRLSGQSHRVLTGVALYHGGRTEFGLSVSEVVFRPLDDDEIRHYVASGDPLDKAGAYGIQGRAGIFVRHLAGSYTGVMGLPVCETAELLKAAGWRF
- a CDS encoding diguanylate cyclase, producing the protein MDIAPPGSDPPVSPRPLAETAPSPGPAPSLRHFPALALSFGVGAVLVLWTVIALGLASLERSEKASAHRVLANLARSFEGHVERSLDNIDQILAAVALSVAREGFPEDLGDIVGDRVGGDPLFHELAVADTRGRIRVRSGSGSGDSVEGQSFFARQRERPDGGLLVSEPVAGTASGRISLLLSHRVSGGDGNFGGVVVASVAPEYFTRFYSSFDLGAGGSVSLVSLDGRVRARHVRPAAGEVSVRHDETLAPATLREVLQRNPQGTLQGPSPVDGVSRLYAYRVMERYPFAVVVGMGEDHALADLAIRRMEWTGLGAAVSLVILGLTAVLYRRSLRLREAEERTRAALEQVRLSAKVFEESSDGIMICDGENRILTVNRAFSTITGYGVEEVIGRNPRFLGSGATPRETYQEMWCSLRESGSWHGEVVNRRKDGEKYPEWLSVCEVRDSKGTLTHHIGIFSDATAHKFDGRRLHFLVHYDTLTELPNRLLLGDRLSQAVAGARRTGKSVAVLFIDLDNFKPVNDTYGHETGDRLLKAVASRLHSVIRETDTLARLGGDEFVLVMPELDFDGHAEVVAEKCRTVFDAPFVIAGNEIRAAASIGIARYPLDGTEPQTLLEAADRAMYAAKEAEKGAARALSRRTH
- a CDS encoding EAL domain-containing protein; this encodes MKPRDQSPPVSIPAQIVGMAFPAVVTVVLLAAVAVAGFAFYYLRSVQVDSFEEQVGSLGELLVAAAESDHPQPLEGVLQRWGEMRDLRVAAVYGRNGEPLAVLRRPSAGDTALPIEAPLPSERHVGLDSLRVARLIEGRKGFSGILYVDVAFGTLYRYLFILLGSLAVLTLLAIVAMRAALAKAGEWLARPIADLAALASELSGRPDLDKRASLTGPQEIADLARTFNDMLDSLQQKTAHLDNELRERARTEKLLDHLAHYDSVTGLANRVYFHKELPRAAERARRLKSNIALVYLDLDDFKVVNDTLGHQVGDQLLHAVGVRFATLVRKGDLVCRLGGDEFTVILENIRALRDAVEVVTKLIDKLAEPYPLGEHTLHIGVSAGIALFPEQTVDLADLLRFADIAMYQAKAAGKNDYCIYTSDLLDHANRRLALESDLRRGIEQEEFFLMYQPQVEILSGKIVGLEALVRWQHPERGVLPPGHFIQVAEDSGLIVALGRQIMNRACQDWAVWRDAGLDPPRLAINVSGRQLDEEGFVDDLVAALATAGRPRPRLELEITESLILNEKRISKSMLHRLAGAGIEWSLDDFGTGYSSLTYLTKFPIANLKIDRSFVNRIPGDANSEAIVRAVLGMAGGLGMEVVIEGIETSRQAKALVAMGGRVGQGYLFHRPLVREQVQALLQNGPQPRELVLDAPNPAV
- a CDS encoding C40 family peptidase, with protein sequence MPSLQCGPLRPSLSGLIVAAALTACGTAPPEAARSPDPGPTALAPARQADRGSDVVLFALGLIDTGYRFGGKNPDAGLDCSGMVSYVYDRAAGLRVTGSAADIAEGGRAVEREALKPGDLVFFNTLNRPRSHVGIYIGDGRFVHAPARNGRVRVDRMSDRYYAQRYEAARSYFD